In one window of Microplitis demolitor isolate Queensland-Clemson2020A chromosome 4, iyMicDemo2.1a, whole genome shotgun sequence DNA:
- the LOC103580603 gene encoding muskelin translates to MASSDISDDGFDWKTLEYRIFKSSSYSPTYLPENILVDKPQDQSSRWSSDHDHYPQYLVLKLPRPSIVKSLTFGKFEKALVCNIKKFIIFGGMEHENMTELLKGSLKNDSVAETFEIKHKIGMDDIYYPIRYIKIMPIQSWGPSFNFSIWYVRLTGIDDPEIVDPSIMWVNQYLQNEILRLCMKYFRCIKQPEIVQTLGKVTNVKLEDQRLSTLYDILVNKGDYLEAERFITNAVSTGLVDEYTNNQPYCAVWKKVKCDDPKPGMRGGHQMVFDSAAEILYLFGGWNGNQDLSDFWSYNVKENKWTLICQDTKSVGGPGARSCHKMCLDPERKQLFTLGKYLDTQYRCSDNLKSDFYVYDIKSNKWIQISEDTSASGGPKLIFDHQMCMDVVDRIIYIFGGRILTMSGGVDDHAVGMSLSPAEPVFSDLFSYHVSTNTWKLLACDIARPSPLNVPMIKSRVGHSMLFHPVDRKLYIFAGQRSKEYLNDFFTFEVDTSRIEHISLQDFESDDSNHIPAAGYTQRATIDSTLGEIYVLSGLSKNKEKREENVQNSFWVYKIKSNSWTCVYRNENVSEKYWNKMQDFEPCPRFAHQLVYDNVKKVHYLFGGNPGRTYFPKLRLDDFWQLKLCRPKQDQILRRCKLIIRKHKFKELALCNSMKALEYLQKDISEIVDHSDVEQTKDFQLLTSVLFYEQDFLRHTPKSSDISLNTSSSDMLAKEFHQRRTKLFDQLMEFFPEKLTQPRTNLVDLVLL, encoded by the exons ATGGCGTCTTCCGATATATCTGATGATGGGTTCGATTGGAAAACTCTGGAGTatagaattttcaaaagttcaaGTTATTCACCGACATATTTACCTga aaatatacTAGTTGATAAGCCACAAGATCAATCATCTCGTTGGTCGTCTGATCATGATCATTATCCACAG tatttgGTTCTCAAGCTTCCTCGCCCGTCAATCGTTAAATCTCTTACttttggaaaatttgaaaaagctCTGGTAtgcaacataaaaaaatttattatttttggtggAATGGAACATGAAAATATGACGGAACTTTTGAAAGG aagtttaaaaaatgattcagTGGCAGAAACATTcgaaataaaacataaaattggAATGGACGATATTTACTACCCGATtagatacataaaaataatgccTATTCAATCGTGGGGACCGAGTTTTAATTTCAGTATTTGGTATGTTCGTCTAACTGGTATCGATGATCCAGAAATAGTTGATCCCAGCATCATGTGGGTTAATCAGTACCTCCAGAATGAAATTTTAAGACTTTGTATGAAATATTTCCGTTGTATAAAACAGCCAGAAATAGTTCAGACCCTTGGGAAAGTCACTAATGTTAAGTTAGAAGATCAACGATTATCAACTTTATAcgatattttagtaaataaaggTGATTATCTTGAAGCTGAACGATTTATCACTAATGCTGTTTCGACTGGACTAGTAGATGAATATACAAATAATCAACCTTACTGCGCAGTAtggaaaaaagttaaatgcGATGATCCGAAACCGGGTATGAGAGGAGGTCATCAAATGGTCTTCGATTCGGCagctgaaattttatatttatttggtggATGGAATGGAAATCAAGATTTGTCTGATTTTTGGTCATATAAtgtaaaagaaaacaaatggACTCTTATTTGCCAAGATACTAAAAGTGTAGGGGGGCCGGGTGCTCGGTCTTGTCATAAAATGTGCCTTGATCCTGAAAGAAAACAATTGTTCACATTAGGAAAGTATTTAGATACACAATACCGGTGttctgataatttaaaaagtgatttttatgTCTATgatataaaatcaaataaatggATTCAAATATCTGAAGATACAAGTGCTAGTGGAGGCCCGAAACTTATATTTGATCATCAAATGTGTATGGATGTTGTAgatagaataatttatatatttggtGGCCGGATTCTTACAATGTCTGGTGGGGTTGATGATCATGCCGTAGGGATGTCGTTGAGTCCAGCCGAGCCTGTTTTCTCTGACCTTTTTTCTTATCACGTATCAACTAATACTTGGAAGCTTTTAGCCTGTGATATCGCTAGACCAAGTCCTTTAAATGTACCAATGATAAAGTCGAGAGTAGGCCATTCAATGCTTTTTCATCCGGTCGATAGAAAGTTGTATATTTTTGCTGGTCAGAGAAGCAAAGAATAtctcaatgatttttttacatttgaaGTTGATACTAGTAGAATAGAGCACATCAGCTTACAAGATTTTGAGAGTGACGACTCTAATCATATTCCAGCAGCGGGTTATACTCAAAGAGCAACAATCGATTCTACATTAGGCGAAATTTATGTTCTTTCAGGATTAagtaaaaacaaagaaaagcGCGAAGAAAATgttcaaaattcattttgggtttataaaattaaaagtaattcttGGACATGTGTCTATCGCAATGAAAACGTTAGTGAAAAATATTGGAATAAAATGCAAGATTTCGAGCCGTGTCCTCGTTTTGCTCATCAGCTGGTTTATGATAACGTCAAAAAAGTTCACTATTTATTTGGTGGTAATCCTGGACGTACTTATTTCCCGAAACTGAGacttgatgatttttggcaaCTGAAACTTTGCAGACCAAAACAAGATCAAATTCTCAGGAGATGCAAGCTTATCATTAGAAAACATAAATTCAAAGAACTTGCTCTTTGTAATAGTATGAAGGCACTTGAGTATTTGCAGAAAGATATTTCCGAAATTGTTGACCATAGTGATGTTGAACAAACTAAGGATTTTCAATTGTTGACATCTGTGCTCTTTTACGAACAAGACTTTTTAAGACACACACCAAAATCATCCGACATTTCATTAAATACGAGTAGTTCAGATATGTTAGCGAAAGAATTTCATCAGCGTCGTACGAAATTATTCGATCAACTAATGGAATTTTTTCCCGAAAAACTTACACAACCGCGTACTAATTTAGTTGACCTTGTACTTTTGTGA